From a single Paenibacillus sp. FSL R5-0345 genomic region:
- a CDS encoding glycerophosphodiester phosphodiesterase, protein MNNLCVAHRGFSGKAPENTLAAIRMAIAMPFVHWMELDVQISKDGVPVVIHDFTLDRTTNGHGKVKNMDWEHIRRLDAGSWKGRSFRGERVPSLEEVLTLASGRLRLNIELKTVGDMYPGIEQKVTDLISSKGLREDVILTSFDTDVLKKIKEIDPRFRTGLIFDSRFGNPARRLHELECSLLSISFSRLNPRLAKLLTEQGVKIMAWTVNKGKEMRRLADMHSDIMICTNRPDIWGDTFLKV, encoded by the coding sequence ATGAACAATTTGTGTGTTGCCCATCGGGGGTTTTCCGGTAAAGCACCGGAGAATACATTAGCAGCGATCCGGATGGCCATTGCCATGCCTTTTGTACACTGGATGGAATTGGATGTCCAGATCTCCAAGGACGGAGTACCTGTCGTCATTCATGACTTTACGCTTGACCGTACAACCAATGGACATGGTAAGGTAAAGAACATGGATTGGGAACATATCCGGCGTCTTGACGCGGGGAGCTGGAAAGGGCGTTCCTTTCGGGGAGAGCGGGTGCCGTCTTTGGAAGAGGTGCTCACATTAGCCTCCGGTAGACTTCGTCTCAATATTGAACTGAAAACAGTAGGCGATATGTATCCTGGCATCGAGCAGAAGGTGACGGATCTTATTTCCTCTAAAGGGTTGCGGGAGGACGTGATTTTGACTTCTTTTGACACAGATGTGTTAAAAAAAATCAAGGAAATAGATCCCCGCTTCCGCACAGGGTTAATCTTTGATTCAAGGTTTGGTAATCCCGCTCGAAGGCTGCATGAACTGGAGTGCTCTCTTCTATCGATCAGCTTTTCGCGTCTGAATCCCAGATTGGCTAAGCTTTTGACGGAGCAAGGTGTGAAGATAATGGCTTGGACCGTGAACAAAGGGAAAGAGATGCGTCGCTTAGCAGACATGCATTCTGATATAATGATTTGTACAAACCGTCCGGATATCTGGGGCGATACATTTCTAAAAGTATAA
- a CDS encoding CapA family protein: MYPPRSRSRQKNKHKSKRKRRTAWIWINAGLLLMITVALSYSFMEDKFKGSSEPPPVAQVTASPTPDITAQETASIVTTTPTPEVTESPVPSPTVAPEATPTPKPEKEENIETQAPEATSTPSPDESSSQVADGGSVSGLPSDDQASGNTVTLNFGGDVIFSGKAGELLEKKGYDYSYAALNGMFKKDDLTVVNLETPVTTGGVGAANKQFVFKGSPKALDALKAAGVDAVNMANNHTLDQGEEGLRDTLSHLSERGIPYVGAGLNSKEAFSAQYFERKGIKIALLGFTRVIPASDWMAGKNKPGLASVYDSREGLKAIAAAKQKADLVVVVVHWGKERVEQFDNIQQTLGRSFVDAGADLVIGGHPHVLQGVEPYKGKWIAYSTGNFIFTRSTVPATWETAVFQAECSKKGQCSLQLKPMTAELAQPVPMNQVNGQLLLKKVESLSAGRVKIDSDGKVTQVTK; this comes from the coding sequence ATGTATCCGCCGCGATCGCGTTCTAGACAGAAGAACAAACATAAGAGCAAACGTAAGCGCAGAACGGCCTGGATTTGGATCAATGCAGGTCTTCTTTTGATGATTACTGTGGCGCTCAGCTATAGTTTTATGGAAGACAAATTTAAGGGGAGTTCTGAGCCGCCTCCGGTGGCGCAAGTCACAGCCTCACCTACACCCGATATTACTGCTCAGGAGACAGCATCTATTGTAACTACAACGCCAACGCCTGAAGTCACGGAGTCTCCCGTCCCTTCTCCTACGGTAGCGCCTGAGGCCACACCTACACCGAAGCCTGAGAAGGAAGAGAATATTGAAACACAGGCGCCGGAAGCTACTTCGACCCCTTCGCCAGATGAAAGCAGCTCCCAAGTCGCAGATGGTGGTTCTGTGTCTGGACTTCCATCAGATGACCAGGCTTCTGGCAATACAGTGACCTTGAATTTTGGCGGAGATGTTATTTTTTCGGGCAAAGCCGGGGAATTGCTTGAGAAGAAAGGCTACGACTATTCGTATGCCGCGTTAAATGGAATGTTCAAGAAGGATGACCTTACGGTCGTGAATCTGGAGACTCCTGTGACCACGGGTGGGGTTGGCGCCGCTAATAAGCAGTTTGTATTCAAAGGCTCACCGAAGGCGTTAGATGCTCTTAAGGCAGCCGGAGTGGATGCAGTAAATATGGCGAACAATCATACGCTTGATCAAGGGGAGGAAGGTCTGCGAGACACGCTTAGTCATCTCTCGGAAAGAGGCATTCCTTATGTTGGTGCTGGACTCAACAGTAAAGAAGCTTTCTCGGCGCAATATTTTGAGCGTAAAGGGATTAAGATCGCCTTATTGGGGTTCACACGTGTGATTCCTGCATCGGATTGGATGGCAGGAAAGAATAAACCGGGGCTTGCTTCAGTTTATGATAGCAGAGAAGGACTTAAAGCGATTGCTGCAGCTAAACAAAAAGCTGATTTGGTTGTCGTAGTAGTCCATTGGGGCAAGGAACGGGTAGAGCAGTTCGATAATATTCAGCAGACCCTAGGACGTAGTTTTGTCGATGCGGGAGCTGATCTTGTCATTGGCGGTCACCCACATGTATTGCAAGGTGTAGAGCCATACAAAGGTAAGTGGATCGCCTACAGCACTGGTAATTTTATTTTTACGAGATCAACGGTACCTGCCACTTGGGAAACTGCTGTTTTTCAGGCGGAATGCAGTAAAAAAGGACAATGTTCATTACAGCTGAAGCCTATGACTGCTGAGCTAGCTCAGCCCGTGCCAATGAATCAGGTGAACGGACAGCTTTTACTTAAAAAAGTAGAGTCTTTATCTGCTGGTCGAGTTAAGATCGACAGTGACGGTAAAGTCACTCAAGTTACAAAATAG
- the hemH gene encoding ferrochelatase, whose product MTAKIGVLVMSYGTPKSLEDVEAYYTHIRRGNPPTAEQLKELTDRYEAIVGGVFPLRENTDRQVAALQAALNADKAGADVEFVCYQGLKHAYPFIEDGVEAMAKDGITQAVGVVLAPHYSSMSVGGYIKRAQEKADACKINMGFVESYHMHPVLIDVLSRRVTAKIDQYIEAGATRDEIRVLFSAHSLPERILAMGDPYKDQLLETSKAIADQAGITNWQFTWQSAGRTAEPWLGPDILDTLQQLSKEQVEYVLVAPIGFVSDHLEVLYDLDIEATAVASELDMRLMRIESLNSDPAYMSVLSDVVRTRLNQMSAGQS is encoded by the coding sequence GTGACAGCAAAAATAGGTGTTCTCGTCATGTCGTATGGCACTCCTAAAAGCTTAGAAGACGTTGAAGCATATTACACTCATATTCGGCGAGGTAATCCGCCGACAGCGGAGCAGCTTAAAGAATTAACAGATCGCTATGAAGCGATCGTCGGGGGTGTATTCCCGCTGCGGGAGAACACAGACCGTCAAGTAGCTGCATTACAGGCAGCACTAAACGCGGATAAAGCTGGGGCGGATGTTGAATTTGTCTGCTATCAGGGTTTGAAGCATGCCTATCCGTTTATTGAGGACGGCGTCGAGGCTATGGCGAAGGACGGCATTACCCAAGCGGTTGGTGTTGTGCTTGCCCCTCACTATTCAAGCATGAGCGTGGGTGGCTATATCAAACGTGCTCAGGAAAAGGCTGATGCATGTAAAATCAACATGGGTTTTGTGGAGAGCTACCATATGCACCCAGTATTGATCGATGTTCTAAGCCGGAGAGTAACTGCGAAAATAGATCAATATATCGAAGCAGGCGCTACTCGCGATGAGATAAGGGTATTATTTAGCGCGCATAGTCTTCCAGAGCGTATTCTAGCTATGGGCGATCCTTATAAAGATCAACTATTGGAGACCTCAAAGGCTATTGCAGATCAAGCGGGGATAACCAATTGGCAGTTTACGTGGCAAAGCGCAGGACGGACAGCTGAACCATGGCTTGGACCAGATATTCTGGATACACTTCAGCAGCTTAGCAAGGAACAGGTAGAGTATGTTCTAGTGGCACCGATCGGGTTCGTATCCGATCATTTAGAAGTGCTGTATGACCTTGATATCGAGGCAACAGCCGTAGCTTCAGAGCTGGATATGCGTCTTATGCGGATTGAATCATTAAACAGCGATCCTGCGTACATGTCGGTATTGAGCGATGTTGTTCGTACAAGATTGAATCAAATGTCGGCCGGTCAGTCATGA
- the hemG gene encoding protoporphyrinogen oxidase: protein MTGPSRRIVIIGGGLSGLSAAFYIRKFYKEAGMKPDIVLLEKDKTLGGKIETLHRDGFVIEKGPDSFLASKTEMIELAKELELDHELVNTNPKAEKTYILQRDKLHPMPSGLVLGIPTELKPFLSSALVSFGGKIRALMDLILPPKRSNDDESLGQLIERRLGTEVMENLTEPLLAGMYAGDLRKVSLQATFPQFGEVERQYGGLIRGIIKEQNSSKTNTSTKNSTFLTFRKGLQSLVHGLIHELHDVEQRTEAAVVSIHATGTNASRYELELESGERLLADEIYITTPNSFAAELLRPHVDVSALDAVNYVSVANLVMAFDKKDIEIDDAGAGFLVPRKEGRNITACTWTSTKWPHTSPDDKVLMRCHVGRSGDEQNVQLPDEALTELVSKDLREIMGITAKPIFTEITRSEHSMPQYPVGHLDNLSKFHRELETTLPGLYVFGAGYDGVAIPDCVKQAKLTAQSAVKRISN from the coding sequence ATGACTGGTCCCTCTAGGCGAATTGTTATCATAGGCGGTGGGCTGAGTGGACTCAGCGCCGCCTTTTACATTCGTAAGTTTTACAAAGAAGCTGGCATGAAACCTGATATTGTACTGCTAGAGAAAGACAAGACTCTTGGTGGGAAGATCGAAACATTGCACCGGGATGGATTTGTGATTGAGAAAGGTCCGGATTCTTTTTTAGCTAGCAAAACAGAGATGATTGAATTGGCTAAGGAATTAGAGCTAGATCACGAGCTGGTGAACACAAATCCAAAGGCAGAGAAGACCTATATACTACAGCGTGACAAGCTTCATCCTATGCCTTCCGGTCTTGTGCTTGGAATTCCTACTGAACTAAAGCCATTTCTATCAAGTGCTCTGGTTTCATTCGGTGGCAAAATACGCGCGCTGATGGACTTGATCCTTCCTCCTAAGCGGAGTAATGACGATGAATCCCTCGGACAGCTGATTGAGCGACGTTTAGGTACTGAAGTGATGGAGAATTTGACCGAACCGCTATTAGCCGGTATGTATGCTGGGGATTTACGCAAAGTCAGCCTACAGGCTACCTTTCCGCAATTTGGAGAAGTAGAGCGGCAGTATGGTGGTCTTATTCGTGGAATCATAAAAGAACAGAATTCCTCCAAGACAAATACGAGCACAAAGAACAGCACTTTTCTGACATTTCGAAAAGGACTACAAAGTCTCGTGCATGGCTTGATTCATGAACTGCATGATGTAGAACAGCGAACTGAAGCTGCGGTGGTCTCTATACATGCTACAGGAACTAATGCTTCTCGTTATGAGCTAGAACTGGAAAGTGGCGAACGGCTACTTGCGGATGAAATATATATCACCACACCAAATTCTTTTGCTGCCGAACTTTTGCGTCCACATGTGGATGTTTCAGCACTCGATGCGGTAAATTATGTATCGGTTGCGAACTTAGTCATGGCCTTCGACAAGAAGGATATCGAAATTGATGATGCTGGAGCAGGTTTTCTTGTGCCACGTAAGGAAGGGCGCAATATTACTGCCTGTACATGGACGTCAACGAAGTGGCCGCATACGAGTCCAGATGATAAAGTACTTATGCGCTGTCATGTAGGCCGTTCCGGAGATGAGCAGAATGTTCAACTTCCAGATGAGGCTCTTACGGAGCTAGTGAGTAAGGATTTACGAGAGATCATGGGCATTACAGCGAAACCTATATTCACGGAAATTACTCGTTCGGAACATTCGATGCCACAGTATCCTGTTGGACATCTTGACAATCTTTCTAAATTCCATAGGGAGCTTGAGACCACACTTCCTGGGCTATATGTCTTTGGAGCTGGATATGATGGAGTGGCAATACCCGATTGTGTTAAGCAGGCTAAGCTTACAGCACAAAGCGCTGTAAAGCGTATATCGAATTAA